Proteins encoded together in one Polaribacter reichenbachii window:
- a CDS encoding SusC/RagA family TonB-linked outer membrane protein produces MKLKFKIALLLIMLVNICSYAQDGYTVKGTVTSQADNEVLPGVTVIIQGTTRGTETDFDGNFSIEVKSGDVLSFSYLGYAQKNVTITDQKVLNVSLAEDASELDEIVVVGYGTRKRSQISGAVAKIGGEDVAAVQVARVDDALAGKLSGVLIQNQDGSPGAAPKIQIRAASSISGASNPLIVVDGYPISGGLETINPNDIESLEILKDAASAAIYGSRGANGVVLVTTKKGKTGAPKFSYNTYFSASSKYRDNILMSGPEWASYARSEIAAGNWAATADNDATFLEYRLSAYEDSPGAISPEDWLFQTGTTQNHDFSVSGGTEDTKYFASVGYQNAEGVVITQGFERMNARLNVDANLGDKFKAGLSFNGFVSDRDILAHDMRDLLRSYGVHSIYHTEESIAFVQQLDQQAQALGLEAFDVGYRGSTYEASSIYELEPGMAAQDWHYGRNNNGIGGSGDAGPAAKLDNVDSWQKTFFGNVSGYLQYQIIEGLNVKTVLGGDMKDTQTYAHRLLGYDSRARDSQTFMDQIDLKVSSVLSETTLSYATKIGKHDISAVAGVEFQNTRFIGTRLDGSNVPDEAILNYNLFDPADIIVTERDETRVRESVFGRVNYAYDDRFLVSASLRRDGDSRFGANKRYETFPAISLGWNLHNESFLKENELLSRLKVRFSTGSLGTTSFLGSYDSLSLLDPSATIYGTGYLIPSNSNNPDLTWQTNTETNFGVDFGFLNNRFTLGIDYYTSDIEDILINQAQSEVLGNPTSILNVGDVKSSGLEFEISGSLMNTEDFSWNMGANLSTVNTEITYLGGLDELPQQIFGQSGRGAVFRNYVGGGIGEMWGLETIGDVEMTYLADGTRHPNSQTGESYVVDQNGDGVIDRTRTVEDGGDLVMIGQNTPDFYWGMSHNFRYKDFDMSFQLQGSHGAEVYNIDPLYYGSQWGGRLDYAMLDANSDGIADHNGEYYERNRNQTDAMIQDASYVALRNLTIGYTLKSDVTDKIGFSSIRFYGAATNLLYLMGSDYTSYNPEGVNTTDPTVYGAQVGASPVVRSFTIGLNVNF; encoded by the coding sequence ATGAAATTAAAATTTAAAATAGCATTATTGCTTATAATGTTGGTAAACATCTGCTCTTATGCACAAGATGGTTATACTGTAAAAGGTACTGTAACTTCTCAGGCAGATAACGAGGTTTTACCTGGGGTTACTGTTATTATACAAGGTACTACAAGAGGTACAGAGACAGATTTTGATGGAAATTTTTCTATTGAAGTAAAAAGCGGAGACGTTTTATCCTTTTCTTATTTAGGATATGCTCAAAAAAACGTTACAATTACTGATCAAAAAGTATTAAATGTAAGTTTAGCAGAAGATGCTAGTGAGTTAGATGAAATCGTTGTAGTAGGTTATGGTACACGTAAAAGATCTCAAATTTCTGGAGCCGTTGCAAAAATCGGTGGAGAAGATGTTGCTGCTGTGCAAGTAGCACGTGTAGATGACGCGTTAGCTGGTAAATTATCTGGGGTATTAATTCAGAATCAAGATGGTTCACCTGGTGCTGCTCCAAAAATTCAAATTAGAGCTGCTTCATCTATTTCAGGTGCTTCTAACCCTTTAATCGTTGTTGATGGTTATCCTATTTCAGGTGGTTTAGAAACTATTAATCCAAATGATATCGAAAGTTTAGAGATTTTAAAAGATGCGGCTTCTGCTGCTATTTATGGTTCTAGAGGTGCAAATGGGGTTGTTTTAGTAACAACTAAGAAAGGTAAAACAGGTGCGCCTAAATTTAGTTACAATACTTATTTTAGTGCGTCAAGTAAATATCGCGATAACATTTTAATGTCTGGGCCAGAATGGGCTTCTTATGCCAGATCAGAAATTGCTGCTGGTAATTGGGCCGCAACCGCAGATAATGATGCTACATTTTTAGAATATAGATTAAGCGCTTACGAAGATTCTCCAGGAGCAATAAGTCCAGAAGATTGGTTGTTTCAAACAGGTACAACTCAAAATCATGACTTTAGTGTAAGTGGTGGTACAGAAGATACTAAATATTTTGCTTCTGTTGGTTATCAAAATGCAGAAGGTGTAGTAATTACTCAAGGTTTTGAGAGAATGAATGCACGTCTTAATGTTGATGCTAATTTAGGTGATAAATTTAAAGCTGGTTTAAGCTTTAATGGTTTTGTGTCTGATAGAGATATTTTAGCACATGATATGAGAGATTTATTAAGATCTTATGGTGTGCACTCTATTTATCACACAGAAGAATCTATTGCATTTGTTCAACAATTAGATCAACAAGCACAAGCTTTAGGTTTAGAAGCTTTTGATGTTGGTTATAGAGGGTCTACTTACGAGGCTAGTAGTATTTATGAATTAGAGCCAGGTATGGCTGCACAAGATTGGCATTATGGTAGAAATAATAATGGTATTGGTGGTTCTGGTGATGCAGGTCCTGCTGCTAAACTAGATAATGTTGATAGCTGGCAAAAAACATTTTTTGGAAATGTAAGTGGTTATTTACAATACCAAATTATTGAAGGTTTAAATGTTAAAACTGTTTTAGGTGGAGATATGAAAGATACTCAAACCTATGCACACAGATTATTAGGTTATGATTCAAGAGCAAGAGATTCTCAAACTTTTATGGATCAAATAGATTTAAAAGTTTCTTCAGTATTAAGTGAAACAACATTAAGTTATGCTACTAAAATTGGTAAACATGATATTTCTGCTGTAGCAGGTGTAGAATTCCAAAATACTAGATTTATTGGTACAAGATTAGATGGTTCTAATGTGCCAGATGAAGCTATCCTTAATTATAACTTATTCGATCCTGCAGATATTATTGTTACAGAAAGAGATGAGACTAGAGTAAGAGAGAGTGTTTTTGGTAGAGTTAATTATGCTTATGATGATCGTTTTTTAGTTTCTGCTTCTTTAAGAAGAGATGGAGATTCAAGATTTGGAGCTAATAAAAGATATGAAACTTTCCCAGCAATTTCTTTAGGTTGGAATTTACATAACGAATCTTTCTTAAAAGAAAACGAATTATTAAGTAGGTTAAAAGTAAGATTTAGTACAGGTTCTTTAGGTACAACATCTTTCTTAGGTTCTTACGATTCTTTAAGTTTATTAGATCCTTCTGCTACTATTTATGGTACAGGATATTTAATTCCTTCAAATTCTAACAACCCAGATTTAACTTGGCAAACGAATACAGAAACTAACTTTGGTGTAGATTTTGGATTCTTAAACAACCGTTTTACTTTAGGTATAGATTATTATACATCTGATATTGAAGATATCTTAATTAATCAAGCACAATCAGAGGTATTAGGTAACCCAACTTCTATTTTAAATGTTGGTGATGTTAAAAGTTCTGGTTTAGAATTTGAAATATCTGGTAGCTTAATGAATACAGAAGATTTCTCTTGGAATATGGGTGCAAACTTATCTACTGTAAATACAGAAATTACTTATTTAGGTGGTTTAGATGAATTACCACAACAAATTTTTGGACAAAGTGGTAGAGGGGCAGTATTTAGAAACTACGTTGGTGGTGGAATTGGTGAAATGTGGGGATTAGAAACTATTGGAGATGTTGAAATGACATATTTAGCTGATGGTACTAGACACCCAAATAGTCAAACTGGAGAATCTTATGTAGTAGATCAAAATGGAGATGGTGTTATTGATAGAACTAGAACTGTAGAAGATGGTGGAGATTTAGTAATGATAGGACAAAACACTCCTGATTTTTACTGGGGTATGTCTCATAACTTTAGATATAAAGATTTTGATATGTCTTTCCAATTACAAGGTTCTCATGGTGCAGAGGTTTATAATATAGATCCTCTTTATTATGGTTCTCAATGGGGTGGTAGATTAGACTATGCTATGTTAGATGCAAATAGCGATGGAATTGCAGATCATAATGGAGAGTATTACGAAAGAAATAGAAACCAAACAGATGCTATGATTCAAGATGCTTCTTATGTAGCTTTAAGAAACTTAACTATTGGTTATACACTTAAATCAGATGTTACAGATAAAATTGGTTTTAGCTCTATTAGATTTTATGGTGCTGCAACAAACTTATTATATTTAATGGGTAGCGATTATACATCATACAACCCAGAAGGTGTAAATACAACAGACCCTACAGTTTATGGTGCTCAAGTTGGTGCTAGTCCAGTAGTAAGAAGTTTCACTATAGGTTTAAATGTTAACTTTTAA
- a CDS encoding RagB/SusD family nutrient uptake outer membrane protein encodes MKKIYILLTSLFLATACSPDLEQAPPNLASADSLTDFEGVLNAAYYYQLGSVTPLAVMGEFRSDNAEMFEAPYTEFDVFTNNLTTMEDQFFGPLYTAMYKSILSANNVIENSSNATHIAEAKFLRALSYYKLVKSFGAVTVNLSAAPSLTDTSILARTPATDVYNNVIIPDLEDAIAGLSATIDNGRASKYAAQSLLGKVYAAMGNYASAETHLAAVVNGASGAGIALKDNFSEIFGAANEIENSEIIFSTQVSSSIVDEYSFGSDFWNWFVGDDSKANFPVDPDLVAAFDASDANGGGTDLRRAVTLSDVGTTAIKFPKEGGLGGEHDWIEIRLADVILLYAEALNENGNTAAAVTQLNKIRNRAGLNNSTASTQAEAKTAILAERRLELAFEGKRWDDLVRTGTVNAELGTTVNSDYYLFPIPISEILATNGVITQNSGY; translated from the coding sequence ATGAAAAAAATATATATATTATTAACGTCGTTGTTTTTGGCAACAGCATGTTCACCAGATTTAGAACAAGCTCCACCTAATTTAGCAAGTGCAGACTCTTTAACTGATTTTGAAGGTGTTTTAAATGCAGCATATTATTATCAATTAGGTAGTGTTACTCCATTAGCAGTAATGGGAGAATTTAGATCAGATAATGCAGAAATGTTCGAAGCTCCATATACAGAGTTTGACGTTTTTACGAATAACTTAACAACTATGGAGGATCAATTTTTTGGGCCTTTATATACTGCAATGTACAAGTCTATTTTAAGTGCAAATAATGTAATAGAAAACTCTTCTAACGCAACTCATATTGCAGAAGCTAAGTTTTTAAGAGCTTTATCTTATTATAAGTTAGTTAAATCTTTTGGTGCAGTAACAGTTAATTTATCAGCAGCACCAAGTTTAACAGATACATCAATTTTAGCTAGAACACCGGCTACAGATGTATATAACAATGTTATTATACCAGATTTAGAAGATGCTATTGCAGGTTTATCTGCAACTATAGATAATGGTAGAGCTTCTAAATATGCAGCACAATCTTTATTAGGTAAAGTATATGCAGCAATGGGTAATTATGCTAGTGCAGAGACTCATCTTGCGGCTGTTGTAAATGGTGCTTCTGGAGCAGGGATTGCTTTAAAAGATAATTTTAGTGAAATCTTTGGTGCAGCTAACGAGATTGAAAATTCAGAAATTATATTTTCTACACAAGTTTCTAGTTCTATTGTAGATGAATATTCTTTTGGTTCTGATTTCTGGAACTGGTTTGTTGGTGATGATTCTAAAGCAAATTTTCCTGTAGATCCAGATTTAGTTGCCGCTTTTGATGCAAGTGATGCAAATGGAGGAGGTACCGATTTAAGAAGAGCAGTTACTTTAAGTGATGTTGGTACAACTGCTATTAAATTCCCAAAAGAGGGAGGTCTTGGAGGAGAACATGATTGGATTGAAATTAGATTAGCTGATGTTATTTTATTATATGCAGAAGCATTAAATGAAAATGGAAATACTGCTGCAGCTGTTACTCAATTAAACAAAATTAGAAACAGAGCTGGGTTAAATAACTCTACAGCATCTACACAAGCTGAAGCAAAAACAGCAATCTTAGCAGAAAGAAGATTAGAATTAGCTTTTGAAGGTAAAAGATGGGATGATTTAGTAAGAACAGGAACTGTTAATGCAGAACTAGGAACTACAGTAAATAGTGATTATTATTTATTTCCAATTCCAATCTCTGAAATATTAGCAACTAATGGAGTAATCACTCAAAATTCAGGATATTAA
- a CDS encoding DMT family transporter, which translates to MKNNKAILFMVFSVIAFAVMNAVVKYLSAFNVYQIVFFRSIGTLVFTLPLILKSKIPVLGTNKKLLLARAIVGVISLTCFFQSLNYLPVGTSVSLRYTSPIFAAILAFFLLKEKIKTIQWFLFLLAFIGVLMIKGFGADVNTIGLLFVLTSAVFQGLVFVLIRKIGSKEHPLVIINYFMATAFVFGGLMSINHWTNPTPSEWVLLLSLGVLGYIGQLYMTKAFQTNETNVVAPLKNLEVIFAIIIGALWFGEIYNLLTLLGVFLILFGLVYNIYIKRKKIKN; encoded by the coding sequence ATGAAAAATAATAAGGCAATTCTCTTTATGGTATTTAGTGTAATTGCATTTGCAGTTATGAATGCAGTTGTAAAATATCTATCAGCATTTAATGTATATCAAATTGTTTTTTTTAGATCTATAGGTACTTTGGTTTTTACTTTACCTTTAATTTTAAAATCTAAAATTCCAGTTTTGGGTACTAATAAAAAGTTATTATTAGCAAGAGCAATTGTAGGTGTTATTTCTTTAACCTGTTTTTTTCAGTCTTTAAATTATTTACCAGTTGGTACTTCAGTTTCATTACGATATACATCACCAATATTTGCAGCTATTCTCGCTTTTTTCCTGTTAAAAGAAAAGATTAAAACCATTCAATGGTTTTTGTTTTTATTAGCTTTTATAGGTGTTTTAATGATAAAAGGATTTGGAGCAGATGTAAATACAATAGGTTTACTATTTGTATTAACTTCAGCTGTGTTTCAAGGTTTAGTTTTTGTATTAATCCGTAAAATTGGTAGCAAAGAGCATCCTTTAGTAATTATAAATTATTTTATGGCTACAGCTTTTGTTTTTGGTGGCTTAATGTCTATAAATCATTGGACAAATCCAACCCCCTCTGAATGGGTTTTACTACTAAGCTTAGGAGTCTTAGGTTATATTGGTCAGTTATACATGACAAAAGCCTTCCAAACCAATGAAACTAATGTTGTAGCCCCGCTTAAAAATTTAGAAGTGATTTTTGCAATTATTATTGGAGCACTTTGGTTTGGAGAAATCTATAATTTATTAACCCTATTAGGAGTTTTCCTAATTTTATTTGGCTTGGTTTATAATATATACATTAAAAGAAAAAAGATTAAGAACTAG
- a CDS encoding polysaccharide lyase 6 family protein translates to MKSFYTSILLLFISVLGYSQNEVTVSNLNEYNAAIKKAVAGTTIVLKNGVWKDVKLNAYGNGEENKPIIVKAETAGEVIISGNSTLNIYGEYVIVSGLWFKDGDSNYKSVVQFRKDSKTFANNCRFANSTISYYKVADGIKDHWVDIWGKNNRVDHNNFTGKTSPGTTVVVWLKGEEHIENNHKIDNNFFGSRPELGTNGGETIRIGTSANSMKSSKTIVERNVFANCDGEIEIISNKSGDNIFRDNLFVGSKGCLTLRHGNNALVERNVFLGNGVSKTGGIRVINAGHIIRNNLMVGLLGDGYRGSLVLMNGVPNSPLNRYHQVNNVDIQNNTIINSGPIAFGEGKDDEKSLSPKNVNFSNNIFYHTSATENVLFVDETANINFNNNYIDAKGAPVKGFKSTKIDWKEIKSFPIPTKQNPDLLVVSKNDKSPERDITKAVRQIFNAGAFNLDATKLPKALGLRAGPGWKPDIVAPIIKPADIVVKPGTENLRKAIDKAAPGSTIRLNSGEYVAEKTIKIGKEITIIGNKEGTTLLKSKDGLEKPLSYFFRVNEGAKLTLSNVTIDGEASNVKYAIVSPDKKEKGLYSLFVDNVVFKNFTNKDGGSIFKAYNGTKADTLSFINSKFENSYRGLNLSYDKDIMGFYNANVILLKNTVFKDIEEAAVNYVRSTPLEDLPGGKLVVTNCVFSNVYNQEKGKVLKTNGIQIVEITNTVFENSYKSETPIDLKGKFNFISNSLLYNNGFVKLSKGAQKENILYKNPKWENDELFIPSKKSSLLKENNKIDRIGLLKN, encoded by the coding sequence ATGAAATCATTTTACACTTCTATTCTTTTATTATTCATTTCAGTTTTAGGTTATTCGCAAAACGAGGTTACAGTTTCTAACCTTAACGAGTATAATGCTGCTATAAAAAAAGCGGTTGCAGGAACTACAATTGTACTCAAAAATGGAGTTTGGAAAGATGTAAAACTAAATGCTTACGGAAATGGTGAAGAAAACAAACCTATTATAGTAAAGGCAGAAACTGCAGGAGAAGTTATCATTTCTGGTAATTCTACTCTAAATATTTATGGAGAATACGTTATTGTAAGTGGTTTATGGTTTAAGGATGGTGATTCTAATTATAAATCTGTAGTGCAGTTTCGTAAAGATTCTAAAACTTTTGCAAACAACTGTCGTTTTGCAAATTCAACCATTTCTTATTACAAAGTTGCAGACGGAATTAAAGATCATTGGGTAGATATTTGGGGAAAAAACAACAGAGTAGATCATAATAATTTTACTGGAAAAACAAGCCCAGGAACTACAGTTGTGGTTTGGTTAAAAGGTGAAGAGCATATTGAAAATAATCATAAAATAGATAATAATTTCTTCGGATCTAGACCTGAATTAGGCACAAATGGAGGAGAAACTATAAGAATTGGTACAAGTGCAAATTCTATGAAATCTTCTAAAACCATTGTAGAAAGAAATGTTTTTGCCAATTGCGATGGCGAAATAGAAATTATATCTAACAAATCTGGTGATAACATTTTTAGAGATAATTTATTTGTGGGTAGCAAAGGTTGTTTAACCCTACGTCATGGAAATAATGCTTTAGTAGAAAGAAATGTTTTTTTAGGAAATGGAGTTTCTAAAACTGGTGGAATTAGAGTAATTAATGCAGGTCATATCATCAGAAATAATTTAATGGTTGGTTTGTTAGGCGATGGCTATAGAGGTTCTCTTGTGTTAATGAATGGTGTGCCAAATTCGCCATTAAACAGATATCATCAAGTGAATAATGTAGATATTCAAAACAACACAATTATTAATTCTGGGCCTATTGCTTTTGGTGAAGGTAAAGATGATGAAAAATCATTATCGCCTAAAAATGTAAACTTTTCTAATAATATATTCTATCATACATCTGCAACAGAAAACGTATTGTTCGTAGATGAAACTGCAAACATCAACTTTAATAACAATTATATTGATGCAAAAGGTGCACCTGTAAAAGGATTCAAAAGCACAAAAATAGATTGGAAAGAAATTAAAAGTTTCCCTATTCCTACAAAACAAAATCCAGATTTATTGGTTGTTTCGAAAAATGATAAAAGTCCGGAAAGAGATATTACCAAAGCTGTAAGACAAATTTTTAATGCTGGTGCTTTTAATTTAGATGCTACAAAATTACCGAAAGCCTTAGGTTTAAGAGCTGGGCCAGGTTGGAAACCAGATATTGTTGCTCCAATAATTAAACCTGCTGATATTGTAGTAAAACCTGGTACAGAAAATTTAAGAAAAGCCATAGACAAAGCTGCTCCTGGATCTACAATTCGTTTAAATTCTGGAGAGTATGTTGCTGAAAAAACAATAAAAATTGGTAAAGAAATTACGATTATTGGTAATAAAGAAGGCACAACTCTTTTAAAATCTAAAGATGGTTTAGAAAAACCTCTTAGTTATTTCTTTAGAGTTAACGAAGGTGCAAAATTAACCTTAAGTAATGTTACTATTGATGGTGAAGCTTCTAATGTAAAATATGCTATTGTATCACCAGATAAAAAAGAAAAGGGTCTTTATAGTTTATTTGTAGATAATGTGGTATTTAAAAACTTCACAAATAAAGACGGAGGATCTATTTTTAAGGCCTACAATGGCACAAAAGCAGATACTTTAAGCTTTATCAATTCTAAATTCGAAAATAGTTATAGAGGCTTAAACTTGTCTTATGATAAAGATATAATGGGCTTTTATAACGCGAATGTTATCTTATTAAAAAATACAGTATTTAAAGATATTGAGGAAGCTGCTGTAAATTATGTTAGAAGTACTCCTTTAGAAGATCTTCCTGGAGGGAAACTAGTAGTTACAAACTGCGTTTTTAGCAATGTATATAATCAAGAAAAAGGTAAAGTTTTAAAAACTAATGGAATTCAAATTGTAGAAATTACCAACACTGTTTTTGAAAATAGTTATAAATCTGAAACTCCAATTGATTTAAAGGGTAAATTCAATTTTATTTCTAATTCTTTACTCTATAATAATGGTTTTGTTAAGCTAAGTAAAGGAGCTCAAAAAGAGAATATACTTTATAAAAACCCAAAATGGGAAAATGACGAATTATTTATACCGAGTAAAAAATCGTCATTACTAAAAGAGAATAATAAAATTGATAGAATTGGTTTGCTAAAAAATTAA